In Arthrobacter sp. MN05-02, the genomic stretch CGCGAGCACGCCGAAGAGCCAGAGGTTGCCGGCGGCGGCGGTCCCCGGGGCGACCTCCGACGAGCCGGTGAGGATCAGCGTCTTCGACGACGTGGACAGCAGGGCGACCACGCCGTAGGCGACCACTCCTGCCACCGCCGTCATCGCGACGCTCCGCGCCCAGAGCCCGCTCAGCAGGAAGAGGCTGCCGGCGAGCGCCAGTGCGGCCACCGCGCCCACGGGCAGCGCCGTACCGGCGACGAAGAGCACGTGCGCGTGCAGCAGCGTGCCGAACACCGCTGCAGTGATCCCGGCGACGGCCGCCCCGACCACGGCCACGAGGCGGCGCGGCGCGGACGTCGCGGGGGCCGACGACCCGGGCCGGGCGCCAGGAGCAGCGGCCGCCCCCGTCGGTCGGTCGTCGCTCCTGTACCGTGCGGCGGCCGCCGCGTCCGGCACCGACAGGTCCGCCCGAGAGCTCCTGCCGGAATCCCCCGTCCCCGGGAACGCCGAACGCCGGCCCTCCCCTGCTGGGGAGGTACCGGCGTCGTCGTGTGCCATGGTGCTGGTGGAGCTAGGCGCGGGCGCGTGAACGCGAGGCGCGCATGCGCTCGTTGGCGTCGAGGATGACCTTGCGGATACGGATGGATTCCGGCGTGACCTCGACGCACTCGTCCTCGCGGGCGAACTCGAGGAACTCCTCGAGCGTGAGGTTGCGCGGCGGGGTCAGGTTCTCGAAGGTGTCGGAGGAGGCTGCTCGCATGTTGGTGAGCTTCTTCTCCTTCGTGATGTTGACCTCCATGTCGTCGGCGCGGGAGTTCTCGCCGACGATCATGCCCTCGTACACCTCGGAGGTGGGCTGCACGAAGAAGGAGCCGCGCTCCTGCAGGTTGATCATCGCGAACGGGGTCACGACGCCGGCGCGGTCGG encodes the following:
- a CDS encoding hypothetical protein (possible pseudo due to frameshift), with product MIADRAGVVTPFAMINLQERGSFFVQPTSEVYEGMIVGENSRADDMEVNITKEKKLTNMRAASSDTFENLTPPRNLTLEEFLEFAREDECVEVTPESIRIRKVILDANERMRASRSRARA